Proteins from a single region of Neodiprion virginianus isolate iyNeoVirg1 chromosome 4, iyNeoVirg1.1, whole genome shotgun sequence:
- the LOC124302123 gene encoding uncharacterized protein LOC124302123 — MSTLRPVPHIEVKTKTLDHSNEHFTTDKLQLTDTSEEDPRTQNITVLTCKGWNLSEDEDPPQPKVLVKLYMALERVQRVESPTLVLCYDGVTECGLYLALSILLERMSVEQECDVISAVRAIRQSRREFVYSKAQFEYLYDAALEFVQDFGNYSNMALRPVVSRTATFIS, encoded by the exons ATGAGTACGCTCAGACCTGTGCCTCACATTGAGGTGAAAACGAAAACATTAGATCACTCTAACGAACATTTCACAACGGATAAACTCCAGCTGACCGACACGTCCGAG GAAGACCCAAGAACGCAAAATATCACTGTACTGACCTGCAAGGGCTGGAACCTCTCTGAAGACGAAGATCCTCCACAGCCTAAGGTCCTGGTCAAACTATACATGGCCTTGGAAAGGGTTCAACGGGTAGAAAGTCCTACCCTCGTTCTCTGTTA TGACGGCGTTACAGAGTGCGGGCTGTACTTGGCTCTGAGCATCCTACTGGAACGTATGTCCGTTGAGCAGGAGTGTGACGTAATTTCGGCGGTCCGTGCGATTCGCCAATCCAGACGAGAATTCGTTTACTCTAAG GCTCAGTTCGAGTACTTGTACGATGCGGCACTAGAGTTTGTTCAAGACTTTGGAAATTACTCCAACATGGCGTTACGTCCGGTAGTGTCCCGGACAGCTACTTTCATCTCTTAA